Proteins found in one Actinokineospora alba genomic segment:
- the purQ gene encoding phosphoribosylformylglycinamidine synthase subunit PurQ, which produces MKIGAVTFPGTLDDSDTIRAIEAAGADAVALWHGDADLRGVDAVILPGGFSYGDYLRAGAIARFAPVMDVIIDAAHKGMPVLGICNGFQVLCEAGLLPGALLRNAGLHFVCRDQWLKVENNTTAWTSRFEKDAEIIIPVKNMDGRFTASKSTVDELEGEGRVVFRYVGTNPNGSLDDIAGISDPTGRIVGLMPHPEHAIDALTGPSDDGLGLFLSLLDSVVTA; this is translated from the coding sequence GTGAAAATCGGGGCCGTCACCTTCCCGGGAACGCTGGACGACAGCGACACCATCCGGGCCATCGAGGCGGCGGGCGCTGACGCCGTCGCCCTGTGGCACGGCGACGCCGACCTGCGCGGTGTCGACGCGGTGATCCTGCCTGGCGGGTTCTCCTACGGCGACTACCTGCGGGCGGGCGCCATCGCGCGGTTCGCGCCCGTCATGGACGTCATCATCGACGCCGCCCACAAGGGGATGCCCGTCCTGGGCATCTGCAACGGCTTCCAGGTGCTCTGCGAGGCCGGGCTGCTGCCGGGCGCGCTGCTGCGCAACGCCGGCTTGCACTTCGTGTGCCGCGACCAGTGGCTCAAGGTGGAGAACAACACCACCGCGTGGACGTCCCGGTTCGAGAAGGACGCCGAGATCATCATTCCGGTCAAGAACATGGACGGCCGCTTCACCGCGAGCAAGTCCACTGTGGACGAACTGGAGGGTGAGGGTCGCGTGGTGTTCCGCTACGTCGGCACCAACCCCAACGGCTCGCTCGACGACATCGCGGGCATCAGCGACCCGACCGGTCGCATCGTCGGCCTGATGCCGCACCCCGAGCACGCCATCGACGCGCTCACCGGCCCCAGCGACGACGGTCTGGGCCTGTTCCTGTCCCTCCTCGACTCGGTGGTGACCGCATGA
- the purS gene encoding phosphoribosylformylglycinamidine synthase subunit PurS produces the protein MARVVVDVMPKPEILDPQGQAVARALPRLGFDGVSDVRQGKHFELEVDDSVDDETLAKIAEGFLSNPVVEDFVVRRVDS, from the coding sequence GTGGCCCGAGTCGTCGTCGATGTCATGCCCAAGCCGGAGATCCTCGACCCCCAGGGGCAAGCCGTGGCGCGCGCGCTGCCGCGCCTGGGATTCGATGGTGTGTCCGATGTCCGTCAGGGGAAGCATTTCGAGCTGGAAGTCGACGACTCAGTCGACGACGAGACGCTCGCCAAGATCGCTGAAGGCTTCCTGTCCAACCCCGTTGTCGAGGACTTCGTCGTCCGGCGGGTGGACTCGTGA